A region of Epinephelus fuscoguttatus linkage group LG1, E.fuscoguttatus.final_Chr_v1 DNA encodes the following proteins:
- the apof gene encoding uncharacterized protein apof, whose amino-acid sequence MMSSKLKWLIVIQLLLNEQALCRVPPPLALRNTLLPGADFIEEGEETAKQDPQSLLGSQLHLGIPSAEKPDPASVVAQEDERNRSAKNIISGLRAKLPGQIHDHLHIQGNVSCEELLAASTLDDPSSSMFPQELLGLSLVPVLVVAGCPQEAQTLVLKLYDLLGVADTEELLMEVEGLIERRMNKSPPTPASAASPSGRDQTGRQIEAVMFNIHQLAMVGEGSPKQEGHCEGWSRVSGTTLAGTAVEGARGDLEEAVSACERLGALCAGVTSSGLLKPGKYQAVLKKGSRVLPSESTLSECWIRQCSAEEDSFTPAASGQRMKRSPQRTCINKSEERVYNVVEWIPAVSTLYNLGTAVYYASVNCSETAKERAILSAVDLGTDALMVATGGTAGVAGYALGAGVKTGVKAGVKYLLNSMKEEDDVLVNQFSWEEGVITIQ is encoded by the coding sequence atgatgtcctccaagctGAAGTGGCTGATTGTGATCCAGCTCCTGCTGAATGAACAGGCTCTGTGCAGGGTGCCACCTCCTCTGGCGCTGAGAAACACTCTGCTTCCAGGAGCTGACTTCAttgaagagggagaggagacagCCAAACAGGATCCACAGTCTCTCCTTGGATCCCAACTCCATCTCGGCATCCCGTCTGCAGAAAAGCCTGATCCTGCATCAGTGGTTGCACAGGAAGATGAGAGAAATCGATCTGCCAAAAATATAATATCAGGTCTCAGGGCAAAGCTTCCAGGGCAGATTCATGATCATCTCCACATTCAGGGGAACGTCAGCTGTGAGGAGCTGCTGGCTGCCAGCACTCTGGACGACCCGTCATCCTCCATGTTCCCCCAGGAGCTGCTGGGTCTCTCTTTAGTGCCCGTGTTGGTGGTGGCGGGCTGCCCACAGGAGGCACAGACCCTGGTGCTCAAGCTGTACGACCTGCTGGGAGTGGCGGATACGGAGGAGCTCCTGATGGAGGTGGAGGGTCTGATAGAGAGGAGGATGAACAAGTCCCCACCTACACCTGCATCAGCAGCATCACCTTCAGGGAGGGATCAAACAGGGCGCCAAATAGAGGCTGTGATGTTTAACATCCATCAGCTGGCCATGGTGGGAGAAGGTTCCCCCAAGCAGGAAGGGCACTGTGAGGGTTGGAGCAGGGTGAGTGGGACCACGCTAGCAGGAACAGCTGTGGAGGGAGCCAGAGGTGATCTCGAGGAGGCTGTGAGCGCCTGTGAGAGACTGGGAGCTCTGTGTGCTGGTGTGACCAGCAGTGGACTGCTCAAACCTGGGAAGTACCAGGCAGTGCTGAAGAAAGGCAGTCGTGTCCTGCCCTCTGAATCCACGCTGTCTGAATGCTGGATCCGTCAGTGCAGTGCAGAGGAGGACAGTTTCACCCCAGCTGCTTCAGGTCAGCGGATGAAGCGAAGCCCCCAGAGGACCTGCATCAACAAAAGCGAGGAGCGTGTGTACAACGTGGTGGAGTGGATCCCTGCAGTCAGCACCCTGTATAACCTCGGCACAGCTGTGTACTACGCCTCAGTCAACTGCTCAGAAACAGCCAAGGAGAGAGCCATCCTCAGCGCGGTTGACCTCGGCACGGATGCTCTCATGGTCGCCACCGGGGGGACTGCTGGGGTGGCAGGCTACGCCCTGGGTGCAGGGGTGAAGACTGGCGTGAAAGCCGGTGTCAAGTATCTGCTCAACTCCATGAAGGAGGAAGACGATGTGCTGGTGAACCAGTTCAGCTGGGAGGAAGGCGTCATCACCATCCAGTAG